The window CCTAAAGATGATGACCACAGAGTATTGCTGTACACTTAGCAACGTTGCAACACTCTAGGCTTTGGAGCCTTGGTGGAAACCAACACATTGTGCTTCAAACGATAGACTACAATCACGATACTGATCAACATTACCAGGATGCCTAACGTAGTTTATTCTTAGAAAACAAAGGGATGGCAAAGACCGGATACAGTGGGTGAGCTCCGCTTGCTGCGGAGGATGCCTCCGCACGTGCGCCGGGTTGACGATGCGAATCCACGCTGAAGCGGAGAAGATCCCGATTTTCCGCACTCACAAAACCAATAGAAGCACCTCTTCACACGACGCAATCTGTCACACATCAAACGCTACACGTACGTACGTACATGAAAATCTTCACGAAATCCTCAGCGCAGTATTGCATCCCTCAGTCTCACCATGGCGACATCACCGAGCCGGAGGCTTATCGGCCTCTCGACCAAGATGTATTTCCCGCTCCAACGCACGCTGGacttcgtcgccgccgtccagacCGAACTCAAGACCCTCCCGCCCCAcgccctcgacaacgtcgacctcttcatcatcccCGATTTCGTCTCCATCCACCCGGTCAACGAGGCTCTCAAGTCGTCGCCGGTCCCGATCCGGCTCGGGGCGCAAGACTGCCACTGGGACGACTTCGGCGCCTTTACCGGGGAAGTCAGCCCAGCCGTGCTAAGCGAAACAGGGgtcaccatcgtcgaggtTGGGCACGCCGAGAGACGGAGGCTATTTGGCGAGACCGACGAGGTcgtggcgaagaaggccgctgCAGCAAGTCGGAACGGCATGACCCCCCTGATCTGCATCGGCGAAAAGACCAAAGGGGACTTGGACATCGCCTTGAGCGAGTGCAAGGTCCAGATCGACCAGTCGCTGGCCGACGTCCCCGACTCCGCAGAGGTCATTGTCGCGTACGAGCCTGTGTGGGCCATCGGCGCAAGCCAGCCGGCCAGCGAGGATCACGTCATCCAAGTGGTGAAGGGGATCAGGGCCTTTGAGAGCGTCAAGAGGAGGACGGGCACGACGAGGGTGATTTACGGCGGCAGCGCTGGGCCTGGTTTGTTTGAGAGGTTGGGTCAGGCTGTCGATGGGCTTTTCCTGGGGAGGTTTGGGCATGATGTGCCGCGTTTCCTCAAGACGGTGTCAGAAGTGGCTGCATTTCAGAAAGCCTGATCTTGGGAGGCATTCTTCTGGCGTTTGGCTGGGTGTCTAGCTGCGTGCCCTGTGTGACGTGGGAGCATGTCGTCCGGAGTGTAAGGTTGACATGGGATCCGAAGGCTCCATCCGAGATCACCAGATCAGTAAAGACACAGGGAGTGGGGGGAACTGTCAAGGAAGCCCGGGTGTGGTAGATGTGCAATGGCTCGTAACTTCATCGGATGCATCCACCTTGACAGATATCTCTAACTGGGTGCTCATTGTTGGAGCAGCGAGGCAGATTGAAGCGAGCTCTGCTTACGCCGGTGTGGGTTAAGCAGATAAGTACCATTCGTGACCAAGGCCATTCGATTGTGCTTCATCTGTGGCCAAGCCTTGAAACGGCGTAGCCACGTCGCCTGCACCGTGTAGCATCATCGTGCTGCATAATAATCAGTATGCATGACGCCCAGTTAGACGTTGTGACGGCAGGCATCCGCAGCCAGAGAGGACAGCCAGGACAGATTAGAATCAACCATTCACCTCGGATTGACCCAATGCTCTTCGCAGCTGGGGATCAGCCCAAAGACTGATAGTTGTGACTGGATAGCCTGATATACGGGTGCCACTTTCTGATGCAGGCTGAGCTTCACACCCTCCGCCAACCGCCTCCTGGTGGATTCTGCCTCGGCTGTGCCTTTTGCACGCATACATCGGCTTAGTCCTCTTAATCAAAGTCACACACACTTTGAGAATTATCCTGAAAGTCGGGGTATTAACCTACCGCTGCTCTCCCAGCGTTCTGGGTGTGTTTTGCTGCGAAGAAACTCTGGACACGAGCCGCCTGACCAGCCGCTTTCTACGACAACTTCGCCCTTGCATCGCAATCAGCTCCCCTCTCCAAGGCCACCGATTTCCCCTAATCATGTCAGACCCCCTGTCAATCGCCGCAAGCATCGCAGGGCTTGTCACGCTCGCCGACATCATCTTCGATCGTCTGGTCAAGTACGGGAGATCGGTGAAAGATGCCGAGAAAGAAATCCAGGAGCTTGCAAAGGAGGTCAATCTCCTCGCTGGCATTCTGAGTAGTCTTTCTAGGCTGGCCAGGGCTTTGGACGATGAATCGTTTGACAGAAACCTGCGCATGCACCACATCGAGGCATGCAATAAGACCCTCGCGGAGATCGACAAAAGATTGGGCAAGATGGACAAAGATTCGATCAAAGACAGGCTAAAATGGCCGTTTTCAAACCACCGCATCAAGGAATGGCTGGAAGAATTGTCGAAGCACAAACAAAACATCAATCTGGCTCTGTCTGCCAATACGATGGACGCCATGCTCCGACTCTTGGCGCAAGAAGGCCGTCATGCCGGAGAAACGCTCACCGTGGTCAAGGAAACTCGGGAAATCGTCACTCGGATCGAACAAAACTCAGGGCGCACGAAAATTTTGGATTACTTCCTGAAGTACAATCCTCAGCAGAACTACGAAATGAGTCGTCGTCTGCGACATCCAAGGACTGGTCTCTGGCTCACACGGCTTCCCGAGTTTCAGCATTGGCTATCTACCCCTGACTCCAGACTTTGGCTGAAGGGCATTCCGGGAGCCGGCAAGACGGTTCTGGCTGCGTCAATCATCGAGGCGGCACTGGGCATGAGCACGGAGACGACCCCCTCCGCGTTCTTTTTCTGCGACTACAAGGAAGCCAACACTCACAAGCCTGAGGCCATCCTCGGGGCTCTGATCTATCAACTTGCCATTCAAAAGGAAGAAGCGTATGAGAGGCTGGAGAAGTTTTACGAAGAGCTACATCCCTCAAATGGTCTACCTCGAGTTGCCAGCGTCATGTCATTGGAGCGGGTTCTCAAGGATATGACTAAGATGTACGACCACGTGTATCTGATCGTCGATGGTCTTGACGAGTGTAAAGAGCTCACCGATGACGTGGTTGAGATGCTTTCTGACATTTCCGAGGACACCGACAACGTCTCCATGGCTCTTCTAAGCCGCGATGAGGATCACATTCGAGGTCATCTGGAGGCGGACTTTGTTCCCTTGGAGATTGCCGCCCACAAGGAAGACATAACGGAATTCGTCACATCGGAAATTGAAGAGAGGATTCGCAATCGCAAGTTACACATCAATGACGCTGAGCTGAAAGGGGAAATTCTTCACGGACTCATTGATGGAGCAAAAGGAATGTGAGTAAACTTGCCAGTCCTTACAAACATCCTTACGCTGCTGACACTCGACCTGTAGGTTCAGATGGGTGGCTTGTCAACTGGACCACCTAGGAGAATGCGACTCAGATCAGGATTGCCGCGATGCACTCAAAAGCCTTCCCCCGACCCTAAACGATAGCTATGTTCGCATCCTTGAACGCATACCCAGAACCAAAACCAAAACCATTCAATTGGCCCTGAACAGCATAGCATATGCCTCTCCAAAGCTCACGATCCATCAATTAAGGCAAATACTCTCAGTGCCTGAGAAGGGAGGACCGCTAAATCAGCGAGCCGTCATACGCGAGGAAGCCATCACGAGGTACTGCAGTAGTTTCGTTCGAAAGTCGAATGACGGACTTTACCTTGAATTCTCCCATTTTTCGGTCCAGGAGTTTCTTGAAACGGCCTCACTACCCAATTCAGACTTGGAGATCTTCCGAGTCTCTAAACAACGCGCATTTTCGCTGCTCGCGATTGAGTGTCTGAAGTTTATCCAACTCGAGAATTTCAGCCGTGCCAGCGTCGACACAGGGAAGAAAGACGACACAAAGCGCGAACAGAATCGGATCTCAACACGCGACAGAGAATTCCCAGCGTACGAACACGCTGCCGGACGCTGGCCGATATACGCCAGAGGAGAATGGGAAGATGCGCGTATTGTTGACCTTACCAAATCTCTCTTCCGCCCGAGTAAAACAACCTCGTTCACTTCTTGGGCAATCTCGATTGTGGAACAATACGAACTCTTCGGAACAACTAAGAACGCTACGTCAATTATCACCAGTTTCCTTTTCAGCCCACTGCATCTGGCAgcgtccttctccttgccacAAATTTGCTCCTTCCTCATTCAGCAAAAGATGGACGTCAATCTCGCAGGCCCCGTCGGGACTCCGATGCAATGCGCTGTCCAGGGGATCGCTGCATCAACTGAACTATACGGTGACGACTATCTCGAATGGTTTCAACCCACAGCCAGCGAAGATCATCATGAAATGGTAGCCACAGCAGAGACCATCAACTGTCTCCGTCACGCCGGGGCGTTATTCCCTTCAGAGTGCACCTATCCATTTCACGGTCAGACTTTATACGAAGTTGCGTTCGACGTGGCATACAAAGCAGACACGCTGTTTCTACCGATGACTCTGCTTCGCTTTGGTGTGCCGCTCAAAGAACACGACCTTGAGAGCGCAGCCGCCTTCTTCATAAGACAAGCTGAACATGACTGTGTGACACATTGTGCGAGCTTACAACCGTTTCTCGAATCAATGGATGACTCCGTCGCCCCATCTTCTTTGGAAATCCGACTACACCGTCTGGTGTGGAACCAAGCCATATCATACGACCTGGACTTCGTCCGTCACCCGACGACAATTGATACCAGAATCTATTTGACGGAAGAAGACTTGGGGCGGCAAGCTGTTGCAGCAACCAAGGTGGGAAGTCTCCCTGTACTGCGCAGAATTCTAAACGATCCTCGTTTTGAAGCCTCAACTTGTGTAAGTGAGGACGGCAACTCGCTTTTGCACCTGGCAATGGCATCACCAAGGGGTACCGTAACGTCTCTTATCATCAAGGAGTTACTCAATGCCGGGTGCGACGTTTCCAAGACGAATACATTTGACGAGCAGCCGATCCACTTGTGGGGGCCCGACTGTGATTATGACAACTACACAGACGACGTTACAGACAACGAGGCCAGATGGCATACGACAAATACTTACTACGAGGCGGTCAAGATGCTTAAAGACAACGGTGCGACTTGTCTTGCGCAAGACGCAAAGGGGCGCAACGCTCTGCATGTGCACGCTGATTGGCCTCAAGGGCTCAAAGTTCTATTGGAGCACTTTGCAGATGATATCACCAAGGCTATGGAAACCGTGGACCGCGACGGATATACGCCACTCACTCAGTGtctcaaggacgaggaggtggaTTCCGCCTCCATCCTTGTGGAGCACGTCTCTCTCAGCCCCGAGATGGTCCGCTGCCCAACGCATATATTGTTACTTGCGGCGAGCGCCAACGCGAGCGATCTTTTCGAAACCCTGTTTCGTTCAAACATCATAGACAAAACCACGTTGGCGCCCGGAGACAGCCCTCTGCATCATTTGAGCCGCCACGCCACAGTGGGCTTCGTTCGACGCCTAAAATCCATCTACCCTGGGTCTTGCAGTTATCCAGGCGATATTTCTGGCAAGACGCCATTAGAGTCGTATATAGGACAGTGTTTACAAACCTATAAGGTGAACAGAATCGCCTCGGCTGTCGTGGAAGAATTGTCCGTCTCAGGACCTCCCATGACAACTGTTGTGCAAAGGAGCGTTTGGCAGCACTTCTCACAAACCTTGGTTGAGATCGCACGCTCTTCAATAGTCTACGCAAGCCGCTTAGTCAAAGAAGCAATCTCGGAAGGACACACCTTGTCGCGCCTCGGGTACCTGCATGCCTACGAGTCatcagccagccagtctGGTATCATCCCATTATTGGAAGTCGTCTCCGACCGCTCCGTTCTCACAACGTCCGATTTCGCGCCCATCTGCGAGTTGATCCATCATTTCATTGATCAAACGCGTTACTGGCCTGACATTGAGAGGTCCCCACATCTCATTCGTCTGCTGAAAGCAGCCGTTCAAATTTGCGACTTGAAACTCGGAAAATTCCTCTTGGGGAAAGGCGTCAGTGTCCACCAACGAGTTGATGGCCTGTCTGCATTGGAAGGCATATGTCAGAACCCCCCAAAGCACGATGAAGTAAAGAAAATGCTCAGTCTCGTATTGGATCATGCAGATAAGTCTCGTTGGAACGAAACGAGCCCTTTCAACAGACTTCCGTTGCTTCATCAGCTTCATGCTCCGGGCGCAGAGTGGATTGTCGGCGAACTCGTACATCGAGGTGCAGACCCTAACGTGCGCATCGATCATGGTTGGCATGATCCGGTTTTGGTCTGGTATTTGAGAACAAACAGATTTCAGTATGCTTCCGCCATATTGAGAGCTGGAGCAGACCCCAGTCAGACAAGCAGCTTGGGTTTCGACTCAGCCctggccgctgctgctgctttcGGTTCATCTTCGTTCCTGCATGAATTATATGATGTTCACAAGGGAAGTAGGTTGATAAACTGGACCAAAACCTGCTCCACGACACTGTCGAAATGTAAGGAACCTATCAAATTATCGGGAACTAACGCACTTCATCTTGGCGCTGTCAATGGGCAGATTGAAATTCTGAGGTTCTATCTAGATCATGAGCTCATCAGTGATGTCGATTCCAGGGCGGAAGATGGCTGCACACCATTGCATTTTGCCGCCATTGGAGGCCACACCAGCGTCGTTGAGTTCCTGTGCGCTCGAGGATGCGACGTCAATGCCCGAACAGCGAAAGGAAGCTCGTCACTGCACCTTGCGGCAAGGTACCACATGCTTGGAGTTGCAAGAGCCCTTATCGACGCCGGGTGTAGGCCATCTCTTGACTCGGCAGGAATGCGCCCCAGCTTCTATGCGCTCCAATCCAACGATACAAGGCTCATCGCATTATTTACATCCTC is drawn from Colletotrichum destructivum chromosome 6, complete sequence and contains these coding sequences:
- a CDS encoding Putative triosephosphate isomerase, aldolase-type TIM barrel, triosephosphate isomerase superfamily → MATSPSRRLIGLSTKMYFPLQRTLDFVAAVQTELKTLPPHALDNVDLFIIPDFVSIHPVNEALKSSPVPIRLGAQDCHWDDFGAFTGEVSPAVLSETGVTIVEVGHAERRRLFGETDEVVAKKAAAASRNGMTPLICIGEKTKGDLDIALSECKVQIDQSLADVPDSAEVIVAYEPVWAIGASQPASEDHVIQVVKGIRAFESVKRRTGTTRVIYGGSAGPGLFERLGQAVDGLFLGRFGHDVPRFLKTVSEVAAFQKA
- a CDS encoding Putative fungal domain of STAND protein, whose amino-acid sequence is MSDPLSIAASIAGLVTLADIIFDRLVKYGRSVKDAEKEIQELAKEVNLLAGILSSLSRLARALDDESFDRNLRMHHIEACNKTLAEIDKRLGKMDKDSIKDRLKWPFSNHRIKEWLEELSKHKQNINLALSANTMDAMLRLLAQEGRHAGETLTVVKETREIVTRIEQNSGRTKILDYFLKYNPQQNYEMSRRLRHPRTGLWLTRLPEFQHWLSTPDSRLWLKGIPGAGKTVLAASIIEAALGMSTETTPSAFFFCDYKEANTHKPEAILGALIYQLAIQKEEAYERLEKFYEELHPSNGLPRVASVMSLERVLKDMTKMYDHVYLIVDGLDECKELTDDVVEMLSDISEDTDNVSMALLSRDEDHIRGHLEADFVPLEIAAHKEDITEFVTSEIEERIRNRKLHINDAELKGEILHGLIDGAKGMFRWVACQLDHLGECDSDQDCRDALKSLPPTLNDSYVRILERIPRTKTKTIQLALNSIAYASPKLTIHQLRQILSVPEKGGPLNQRAVIREEAITRYCSSFVRKSNDGLYLEFSHFSVQEFLETASLPNSDLEIFRVSKQRAFSLLAIECLKFIQLENFSRASVDTGKKDDTKREQNRISTRDREFPAYEHAAGRWPIYARGEWEDARIVDLTKSLFRPSKTTSFTSWAISIVEQYELFGTTKNATSIITSFLFSPLHLAASFSLPQICSFLIQQKMDVNLAGPVGTPMQCAVQGIAASTELYGDDYLEWFQPTASEDHHEMVATAETINCLRHAGALFPSECTYPFHGQTLYEVAFDVAYKADTLFLPMTLLRFGVPLKEHDLESAAAFFIRQAEHDCVTHCASLQPFLESMDDSVAPSSLEIRLHRLVWNQAISYDLDFVRHPTTIDTRIYLTEEDLGRQAVAATKVGSLPVLRRILNDPRFEASTCVSEDGNSLLHLAMASPRGTVTSLIIKELLNAGCDVSKTNTFDEQPIHLWGPDCDYDNYTDDVTDNEARWHTTNTYYEAVKMLKDNGATCLAQDAKGRNALHVHADWPQGLKVLLEHFADDITKAMETVDRDGYTPLTQCLKDEEVDSASILVEHVSLSPEMVRCPTHILLLAASANASDLFETLFRSNIIDKTTLAPGDSPLHHLSRHATVGFVRRLKSIYPGSCSYPGDISGKTPLESYIGQCLQTYKVNRIASAVVEELSVSGPPMTTVVQRSVWQHFSQTLVEIARSSIVYASRLVKEAISEGHTLSRLGYLHAYESSASQSGIIPLLEVVSDRSVLTTSDFAPICELIHHFIDQTRYWPDIERSPHLIRLLKAAVQICDLKLGKFLLGKGVSVHQRVDGLSALEGICQNPPKHDEVKKMLSLVLDHADKSRWNETSPFNRLPLLHQLHAPGAEWIVGELVHRGADPNVRIDHGWHDPVLVWYLRTNRFQYASAILRAGADPSQTSSLGFDSALAAAAAFGSSSFLHELYDVHKGSRLINWTKTCSTTLSKCKEPIKLSGTNALHLGAVNGQIEILRFYLDHELISDVDSRAEDGCTPLHFAAIGGHTSVVEFLCARGCDVNARTAKGSSSLHLAARYHMLGVARALIDAGCRPSLDSAGMRPSFYALQSNDTRLIALFTSSESDPEQLTSDTREHDTLSERPRRMAFAAAFEDAILDNNLNRCQDLVARGCDLEIPLNSCGGCSPLIMAIEEERTAIVVWLLAEGASLTRTVSCGDPVVSAIHLIVGNPSLIEVLPQSLARYTNSEDGAWGQYSSLIHTAAASNNDKGLELLLKNLKDRSEHNEALKTLFCVAVNEPGADGLSALHWAAKTGNLKAVNLLLGSGANINALTIESRETPLHFAMLCDEDPEYLVALQLIDKGAALECRDHKGRTPILTATRHLSFLIIRALNDAKVDAAASDSKSTSLLLHAAPDLDGVHIHWDYVKIFAEFANLGHDPHALDSTGRSAFHSAICQDDFISLLLNLDIRLEDSQPFPWNIGSHQHLFWLTDCFRLFQRKYKQQALCNFLNMAPHNAWSPLCRSASLGRTVVMENLIIMGADIDAEGCSLGSALIVACITGRKESAVYLVRRGAALSYWGPNGFRSAHDAAKRNPSVLNWLLVGRFTDQRKLTPADGLGLVDEQSRGPFTWGGPVRAELVICGTMERLPKESSRKYWSRLMSEKKKWRGKVLPLSPARRTSRPSNLIPEEYVRIHRDGYEVKKE